One genomic segment of Candidatus Woesearchaeota archaeon includes these proteins:
- a CDS encoding DNA-directed RNA polymerase subunit B'' — translation MYNYGKQLVESYFKAHSFVKSDIESFNNLIDKEINNIINENRYIEPTIIPQNIDTFKIKFDKIWVTKPEITEADGSKRNIYPSEARLRKISYAAPMYVEVSAHINDVQRESLTTQIGNLPIMLKSSNCHLSKLNREELIQKSEDPEDPGGYFIINGTEKVLVHIEDLAPNRMLVEKPSSGPSKYMGKLFSERGSFKIPHTLEKLSDGIFYLTFTRVKRIPIIIAIKALGLLKDEEIMKFISSDKQYDEVLVNLYQFVDIKDEEEAIDRIARKIGITQTKEIRVERTKEILDKYLLPHLGIEPKDRIYKAYNLCKFIKKYIMVSSSELPIDDKDHYMNKKLKLSGDLLADLLRVNFKVLVGDLLYNFQRIVKRGKFPSIKAIIREKLLTQRIDSAMATGNWVGGRKGVCQRIQRLNFLETFSHLQRVVSPLSASQENFEARALHSTHLGRLCPIETPEGTNIGLRKNLSLLANVSKDSNEESIIKSLKNFGMKTPW, via the coding sequence ATGTATAATTACGGAAAACAATTGGTAGAAAGCTATTTCAAGGCACACAGCTTTGTTAAGTCTGACATAGAGTCATTTAACAATCTTATAGATAAGGAAATAAACAACATTATAAACGAAAACAGGTACATAGAGCCCACAATAATTCCGCAGAACATAGACACTTTCAAGATCAAATTCGACAAGATATGGGTTACAAAGCCCGAGATAACCGAAGCAGACGGCTCAAAGAGGAATATTTATCCTTCAGAAGCCAGGCTGAGAAAGATATCCTACGCCGCCCCCATGTATGTTGAGGTAAGCGCCCACATTAACGATGTACAGCGCGAATCCCTCACAACCCAGATAGGCAACCTGCCTATAATGCTCAAGAGCAGCAACTGCCACCTCTCCAAGCTGAACAGGGAGGAGCTTATCCAGAAAAGCGAAGACCCCGAAGACCCGGGGGGTTATTTCATAATCAATGGGACAGAAAAAGTCCTCGTACACATAGAAGACCTGGCTCCAAACAGGATGCTGGTTGAAAAGCCTTCCTCCGGGCCGAGCAAGTATATGGGAAAATTATTCTCGGAAAGGGGCTCGTTCAAGATACCACACACTTTAGAGAAGCTTAGCGACGGGATATTTTACCTCACTTTCACAAGGGTGAAGAGAATACCTATAATCATAGCAATAAAAGCTCTCGGCCTTCTTAAGGACGAAGAAATCATGAAATTCATAAGCTCAGATAAGCAATACGACGAAGTGCTGGTCAATCTCTACCAGTTCGTCGATATAAAAGACGAGGAAGAGGCTATCGACAGGATCGCCAGAAAGATAGGCATTACCCAGACCAAGGAGATAAGGGTGGAAAGGACAAAAGAGATACTGGACAAGTACCTGCTGCCCCATCTTGGCATTGAGCCGAAGGACAGGATCTACAAGGCATATAACCTGTGCAAATTTATTAAAAAATATATAATGGTAAGCAGCAGTGAGCTGCCCATAGATGACAAGGACCATTACATGAACAAGAAGCTTAAGCTGAGCGGCGACCTGCTGGCTGATTTGCTTCGTGTTAATTTCAAAGTTCTGGTCGGGGATCTTCTTTACAATTTTCAGAGGATCGTAAAGCGGGGAAAATTCCCGTCTATTAAGGCAATAATAAGGGAAAAGCTTCTGACACAGAGGATAGACTCCGCGATGGCGACAGGCAACTGGGTCGGCGGCAGGAAGGGAGTATGCCAGAGAATACAGCGCCTGAATTTTCTGGAGACATTTTCGCATCTGCAGAGGGTAGTCTCCCCGCTGAGCGCATCCCAGGAAAATTTCGAGGCAAGGGCGCTGCACTCAACCCATCTGGGAAGGCTGTGCCCGATAGAAACCCCCGAAGGAACCAACATAGGGCTTAGAAAAAACCTTTCCCTTTTAGCTAACGTGTCTAAGGACAGCAATGAAGAAAGCATCATAAAATCTCTTAAAAATTTCGGAATGAAAACTCCCTGGTGA
- a CDS encoding DNA-directed RNA polymerase subunit H, translated as MAKFDIKKHILVPKHSKVSEKEKKELLDKYNITVFDLPSIKRTDPGIKDLDVKIGDIIKITRQSPTAGESIFYRCVVNV; from the coding sequence ATGGCAAAATTCGACATAAAAAAACACATCCTGGTTCCTAAACATTCTAAAGTGAGTGAAAAGGAAAAGAAAGAGCTGCTTGATAAGTATAATATCACTGTATTCGACCTGCCGTCTATCAAAAGAACAGATCCGGGAATCAAGGATTTAGACGTGAAGATAGGGGACATCATAAAAATCACAAGGCAAAGCCCTACAGCAGGAGAGTCAATATTCTATAGGTGCGTAGTAAATGTATAA